The Gemmata palustris genome includes a region encoding these proteins:
- a CDS encoding transposase: protein MRRGYSTITPAVVHALTRRTLERALGWTDYKRSVTRTQLLDLVLLIAGTTRTLFAVVTRYFGFSHETARQAMHANRGSRDQLTARLVDALHQVAGFTRRDRRRRWTCAIDVHYVPFYGDRSTPGIIGGPKKAGTSFFHAYATGVLIHKHRRYTVGLMSVTKGTKPHQQVQTLLDQVAARGLTVRGVVLDAGFDSGETLLLLQERNLSYTVPMRKKGTGTNRRNASYTQPHGTITTMEWVTEKSRKAVSTRVLVWQRKGESHARVYAFRGWGDATAVSEANRARLGRRRYRERFGIETSYRQKNQARGWTTSTNPEYRLLLEGVALLLRQVWVYLTLRIARARGLAPTAWVAQFPLAEMLDWLTQRIRSRYPRTRCITLPHNTLTTNATP from the coding sequence ATGCGACGTGGTTACTCTACGATCACCCCGGCGGTGGTCCACGCACTGACGCGCCGAACGTTGGAACGGGCCCTGGGTTGGACCGACTACAAGCGGTCGGTCACGCGCACCCAGTTGCTCGACCTGGTGCTGTTGATCGCGGGCACCACCCGCACGTTGTTCGCGGTAGTGACCCGGTACTTCGGGTTCTCCCACGAGACCGCGCGACAGGCGATGCACGCCAACCGGGGTTCCCGGGACCAACTCACGGCCCGGTTGGTGGATGCCCTTCACCAGGTGGCGGGGTTCACGCGCCGGGACCGGAGGCGCCGGTGGACGTGTGCCATCGATGTGCATTACGTCCCCTTTTATGGGGATCGCAGCACCCCGGGGATCATCGGCGGACCCAAGAAGGCCGGGACCTCGTTCTTTCACGCGTACGCCACCGGGGTACTGATTCACAAGCACCGGCGGTACACCGTGGGGCTGATGAGCGTGACGAAAGGAACCAAGCCGCACCAGCAGGTGCAGACCCTTCTGGACCAGGTGGCGGCCCGCGGGCTCACGGTCCGCGGGGTGGTTCTGGACGCCGGGTTCGACAGCGGGGAGACCCTGTTGCTGTTGCAGGAACGGAACCTGAGCTACACGGTCCCGATGCGCAAGAAGGGCACCGGTACCAACCGCCGCAACGCCAGCTACACCCAACCCCACGGCACCATCACCACCATGGAGTGGGTCACCGAGAAGAGCCGCAAGGCGGTATCGACTCGGGTGCTCGTGTGGCAACGGAAGGGCGAATCGCACGCCCGGGTGTACGCGTTCCGCGGGTGGGGCGATGCGACCGCCGTGTCGGAGGCGAACCGGGCTCGGTTGGGGCGCCGGCGGTACCGAGAGCGGTTCGGGATCGAGACCAGCTATCGGCAGAAGAACCAGGCCCGCGGGTGGACCACCAGCACCAACCCCGAGTACCGGTTGCTGCTCGAGGGCGTGGCCCTGCTGTTGCGCCAGGTGTGGGTGTACCTGACGCTCCGGATCGCTCGGGCACGCGGGCTCGCGCCGACCGCCTGGGTCGCCCAGTTCCCGTTGGCCGAGATGCTCGACTGGCTCACGCAACGGATCCGCTCACGATACCCACGCACACGATGTATTACCCTGCCACACAATACACTTACAACCAACGCAACGCCTTGA
- a CDS encoding alpha/beta hydrolase family protein: MTRAVALLFLVFAPSALFAADPPKTGPWDVAALGRAEVKPEWGKEVGKAREVYYPGEPYRGKPTRVFAYYARPAKGDGPFPAVLLVHGGGGKAFQAWAEHWAARGYCALAMDLAGNGPNGRLADGGPDQSDDAKFRAFDDKTVGDMWTYHAIAAVIRGHNLLRSFAEVDKDRVAVTGISWGGYLTCIVAGVDDRFKAAAPVYGCGFLHENSAWKEARFDKVDADRRKRWVDTFDPSKYLPNVKCPILFLNGTNDFAYPMDSYQKCYELVKGPRTLSVRVRLPHGHIWTFGEVDAFIDTHLKKGDPLPSISGVMRAGDTVSAKVSSKVKLKSAHLHYAVAEGPWQTRDWKSIDAEIKDGVVTAKLPADRPLVYELAVTDERGLEVTAPHAVLAADPRPVAPAPAIARTAANVAYGTHERQVLDFWKAESKSPTPVVLLIHGGGWVNGDKSGYRNGVKRYLDAGISVVAINYRLVTQADAAGIKPPVKWPLEDAARALQFVRAKAAEWNLDKTRIGATGGSAGACSSLWLAFHNDRADPKSADPISRESTRLSCVAVNGAQTTLDPKVLREWMPNARYGGHAFGVRTPTNRDGAFQAFFEQREKLLPWIEEYSPITHVTKDDPPVFMEYPSQKKLPVKGENQDDPTHSALLGMILEEKLKAEGMECVLVYPGKAHPKYKTSADFLIERLKSK, encoded by the coding sequence ATGACGCGCGCTGTTGCTCTCCTATTTCTCGTATTTGCTCCCTCTGCGCTGTTCGCTGCTGATCCACCGAAGACCGGGCCGTGGGACGTGGCCGCGCTCGGTCGAGCCGAGGTGAAGCCGGAGTGGGGCAAGGAAGTCGGGAAGGCGCGCGAGGTGTATTATCCCGGTGAACCGTATCGGGGAAAGCCGACGCGCGTGTTCGCGTACTATGCCCGCCCCGCGAAGGGCGACGGGCCGTTCCCCGCGGTGCTGCTCGTTCACGGTGGGGGCGGGAAGGCGTTCCAGGCGTGGGCCGAGCACTGGGCCGCACGCGGGTACTGCGCGCTCGCGATGGACCTGGCCGGCAACGGGCCGAACGGGCGGCTCGCGGACGGCGGACCGGACCAATCCGACGACGCGAAGTTCCGCGCCTTCGACGACAAAACCGTTGGCGACATGTGGACGTACCACGCAATCGCGGCTGTGATCCGCGGGCACAATCTGTTGCGCTCGTTCGCGGAAGTGGACAAGGATCGGGTCGCGGTGACCGGCATCAGTTGGGGCGGGTACCTCACGTGCATCGTCGCGGGGGTCGATGACCGGTTCAAAGCCGCCGCGCCGGTCTACGGGTGCGGGTTCTTGCACGAGAACAGCGCGTGGAAGGAGGCGCGTTTCGACAAAGTCGATGCGGACCGGCGCAAGCGCTGGGTGGACACGTTCGACCCGTCGAAGTACCTGCCGAACGTGAAGTGCCCGATCCTGTTCCTGAACGGCACGAACGACTTCGCGTACCCGATGGACAGTTACCAGAAGTGCTACGAACTGGTCAAAGGGCCGCGCACGCTGTCCGTCCGCGTGCGGTTGCCGCACGGTCACATCTGGACGTTCGGCGAAGTGGATGCGTTCATCGACACGCACCTGAAGAAAGGCGACCCGCTTCCGTCTATCAGCGGCGTGATGCGCGCCGGTGATACCGTGAGCGCGAAGGTGTCGAGCAAGGTGAAACTGAAGTCCGCACATCTACACTACGCGGTCGCGGAAGGGCCGTGGCAGACGCGCGACTGGAAATCGATCGACGCGGAAATCAAAGACGGGGTGGTGACTGCGAAATTACCCGCGGACCGGCCGCTGGTGTACGAACTCGCGGTGACCGACGAGCGCGGGCTGGAAGTCACCGCGCCGCACGCGGTTCTTGCCGCCGATCCGCGGCCCGTGGCGCCCGCTCCGGCCATCGCGCGCACGGCGGCGAACGTCGCATACGGCACGCACGAGCGCCAGGTGCTCGATTTCTGGAAGGCCGAGTCGAAGTCGCCCACACCGGTCGTGTTGCTCATTCACGGCGGCGGGTGGGTGAACGGTGATAAGAGCGGCTACCGTAACGGCGTAAAACGCTACCTTGATGCGGGTATTTCGGTGGTCGCGATCAACTACCGGCTGGTCACGCAAGCGGACGCGGCCGGCATCAAACCGCCCGTTAAGTGGCCGCTCGAAGACGCAGCCCGGGCGCTGCAATTCGTGCGCGCGAAGGCGGCGGAATGGAACCTCGACAAAACGCGCATCGGCGCGACCGGCGGATCGGCCGGCGCGTGCTCGTCGCTGTGGCTCGCGTTCCACAACGACCGCGCCGACCCCAAGAGCGCTGATCCCATCAGCCGCGAATCGACGCGCCTGTCGTGTGTTGCCGTCAATGGCGCGCAAACGACGCTCGACCCCAAAGTGCTGCGAGAGTGGATGCCGAACGCCCGCTACGGCGGTCACGCATTCGGCGTGCGCACCCCCACCAACCGCGACGGCGCGTTTCAGGCGTTCTTCGAGCAGCGCGAAAAGTTACTCCCGTGGATCGAGGAGTATTCGCCGATCACGCACGTCACGAAGGATGATCCGCCGGTCTTCATGGAGTACCCGTCGCAAAAGAAGTTGCCGGTGAAGGGCGAGAACCAGGACGATCCGACGCACTCCGCTCTGCTCGGCATGATCCTCGAAGAGAAGCTGAAGGCAGAGGGAATGGAGTGCGTGTTGGTCTATCCCGGCAAGGCGCACCCGAAGTACAAGACCTCCGCCGACTTCCTCATCGAGCGCCTCAAATCGAAGTGA
- a CDS encoding alkaline phosphatase D family protein: MLDLSNLRAAVRSEGGVSRRLFLAYGAALAALPTVGARAFGRVARQPKFTADPFTLGIASGDPTDTGVVLWTRLAPKPLDEFGGMTGENVEVRWELADDEGMKTVLKTGTAVATPQLGHSVHVEVEGLKPDRWYFYRFQCGGATSPVGRTRTTPERSSTPEKLKFAFASCQHYEQGLFTAYEHMAKDDLDLVFHLGDYIYEYPNRETAKVVRKHVGPKDGKIKTLEDYRNRHAQYRTDPHLQKTHNRFPWVVTWDDHEFDNNYANDIQEEQPKGKMKADPATFLEQRANAYQAYYEMMPLRKGCVPNGPDLKLYRSIAFGRLAEFQVLDTRQYRTDQPNGDKSSELNEDALNPKNTILGTKQAGWLRSALLKSSSTWNVLAQQVMMGMADLAAGEPKKYSMDQWPGYAHERMKLMQWIADRKVSNPVVLTGDIHSNWVNDLRVDDRKLDTPVVAAEFVGTSITSGGNGVKEPKGLDTLLAENPFIKFHNRQRGYVRCAVTPKEWRSDYVIVEDVLKPSAPADVRASFVVEAGKAGVTKA, from the coding sequence ATGCTGGACCTGTCGAACCTGCGCGCCGCGGTGCGTTCCGAGGGCGGTGTTTCGCGCCGCCTGTTCCTCGCTTACGGCGCAGCACTGGCCGCGCTCCCAACAGTCGGTGCGCGTGCGTTCGGGCGCGTCGCCCGGCAGCCGAAGTTCACCGCGGACCCGTTCACGCTCGGGATCGCATCCGGCGATCCGACCGACACGGGCGTGGTGCTCTGGACGCGGCTCGCCCCGAAGCCGTTGGACGAATTTGGCGGGATGACCGGCGAGAACGTCGAGGTGCGGTGGGAACTGGCCGACGATGAGGGGATGAAGACCGTACTGAAGACCGGCACCGCGGTCGCGACCCCGCAACTGGGGCACTCGGTTCACGTCGAGGTCGAGGGGCTGAAGCCGGACCGCTGGTACTTCTACCGGTTTCAGTGTGGCGGCGCGACCAGCCCCGTCGGGCGCACCCGCACCACGCCGGAACGGTCGAGTACGCCCGAGAAACTGAAGTTCGCGTTCGCCTCGTGCCAGCACTACGAGCAGGGGTTGTTCACGGCCTACGAGCACATGGCGAAGGACGACCTGGACCTCGTGTTCCACCTGGGCGACTACATCTACGAGTACCCGAACCGCGAAACCGCGAAGGTGGTGCGCAAGCACGTCGGGCCGAAGGACGGCAAGATCAAGACGCTCGAGGACTACCGCAACCGGCACGCCCAGTACCGGACCGACCCGCACCTCCAGAAGACGCACAACCGGTTCCCGTGGGTCGTGACCTGGGACGACCACGAGTTCGACAACAACTACGCCAACGACATCCAGGAAGAACAGCCGAAGGGGAAAATGAAGGCGGACCCGGCCACGTTCCTCGAACAGCGGGCGAATGCGTACCAGGCGTACTACGAGATGATGCCGCTGCGCAAGGGGTGCGTGCCGAACGGCCCGGACCTGAAACTGTACCGCTCGATCGCGTTCGGGCGGCTCGCGGAGTTCCAGGTGCTCGACACACGGCAGTACCGCACGGACCAGCCCAACGGGGACAAGTCTTCGGAACTCAACGAGGACGCGCTCAACCCGAAGAACACGATCCTCGGCACCAAACAGGCCGGGTGGCTCCGGTCCGCGCTGCTGAAGTCTTCGAGCACCTGGAACGTGCTCGCGCAGCAAGTCATGATGGGCATGGCGGATCTCGCGGCCGGCGAACCGAAGAAGTATTCGATGGACCAGTGGCCCGGGTACGCCCACGAGCGCATGAAACTCATGCAGTGGATCGCGGACCGAAAAGTCTCGAACCCGGTGGTGCTGACCGGGGATATTCACTCTAACTGGGTCAACGACCTGCGCGTGGACGACCGCAAACTCGACACCCCGGTGGTCGCGGCCGAGTTCGTCGGCACGTCGATTACCAGTGGCGGGAACGGGGTGAAGGAGCCGAAGGGCCTCGACACGCTCTTGGCCGAGAACCCGTTCATCAAGTTCCACAACCGCCAGCGCGGGTACGTGCGCTGCGCGGTCACGCCCAAGGAGTGGCGCAGCGACTACGTCATCGTGGAGGACGTGCTGAAGCCCAGCGCCCCCGCGGACGTGCGCGCGTCGTTCGTCGTCGAAGCCGGGAAAGCCGGTGTCACGAAAGCGTGA
- a CDS encoding tRNA-uridine aminocarboxypropyltransferase gives MSADRDPTPCPTCRLHKWLCLCAQAPQVTTRTSLLLVVHVHELGRTSNTARLLALAVRGAALVGHGGREPPADLLSHVPAGATPVVLYPGRGARTLTPELVATLPSPLALIVPDGNWKQAGRMVKRIPVLDGAMKVALPTRAFEGSALRRNRPGHRMSTYEAVAQALGVLEGEAVAGPLLDFYRRATDRMLLVRGKLKIGDVYGGVVDSPPGSVPPSRSPDPGPG, from the coding sequence ATGTCTGCCGACCGCGACCCCACCCCGTGTCCCACCTGCCGCCTTCACAAATGGCTGTGCCTGTGCGCGCAGGCCCCGCAGGTCACGACCCGCACCTCGCTCCTTCTGGTCGTCCACGTCCACGAGTTGGGCCGGACGAGCAACACGGCCCGCCTCCTCGCCCTGGCGGTTCGCGGCGCCGCGCTCGTCGGTCACGGGGGGCGGGAACCTCCGGCCGACCTGCTGTCCCACGTGCCCGCGGGCGCGACCCCGGTCGTGCTCTACCCCGGCCGCGGGGCGCGGACGCTGACGCCGGAACTCGTCGCCACACTTCCGTCGCCGCTGGCACTCATCGTCCCGGACGGCAACTGGAAGCAGGCGGGCCGCATGGTGAAGCGGATACCGGTCCTCGACGGCGCCATGAAGGTCGCGCTCCCGACCCGCGCCTTTGAAGGCTCGGCCTTGCGCCGCAACCGCCCGGGGCACCGCATGTCGACCTACGAGGCCGTGGCCCAGGCGCTCGGCGTCCTGGAGGGCGAGGCGGTCGCCGGGCCGCTCCTCGATTTTTACCGGCGGGCCACCGACCGCATGCTGCTCGTCCGAGGTAAACTCAAGATCGGTGATGTGTACGGCGGTGTCGTGGACTCGCCTCCAGGGAGCGTTCCCCCATCCCGCTCACCGGACCCCGGCCCGGGTTGA
- a CDS encoding DEAD/DEAH box helicase yields MSASDIRSDLASKYIEQLPYPPYPVQEEALLAWFTAEQGVMVCAPTGTGKTLIAHAALYEALHTNTVAYYTTPLIALTEQKFAEMQAAAVRWGFKAEDVGLVTGNRRVNPNARVLIVVAEILLNRLLHAEGFDFQHTSAVVMDEFHSFADPERGIVWELSLNMLPKHIRLLLLSATVGNAVEFTNWLDRCHGRQLELVEGRERKIPLTYRWVPDQFLNELLVDIAKGDDATRKTPALVFAFNRDECWNVAEQLKGLDLMNAAQKTALNKECDKLEWPNGVGPKLKQMLRRGVGVHHAGLLPKYRRVVEELFEKKLLSVALCTETLAAGINLPARSVVLTSLVKGPFGKEKLIDPSTAHQIFGRAGRPQYDTEGYVFAYPEEDDVRILRWKQQYDQIPENTKDPGLLKAKKALLKKKPTRNSQKKYWTETDFERLKSAPAGRLYSKGPLPWRLLAYLLKVSPDVEKIRSVVRKRLLDQPRIEAGMKQLTRMLTTLHENGFVKLDPEPPSKEELTPPSPLPEGKREKAVLDLTISNKGGAAPLARPEPPLYTPLTATPTLELDKLLVFRACHPLYGAFLIDLLGVANREERLQLLESVLELPRPLLKFVRVPFDLSPGPLQTEKLDPELIAKGLIVAKAPKVEGEEEEEEEWVPWDERPPVLADKARMLFDSKYPEVGDFITQGVWAANEVVNYGNFNTYVTTKDLTKQEGLIFRHLLRLILLTQEFEQLTPPGLTAEDWKKELSEISDKLTDICRVVDPTSTEEAIKRAHGADVVEGEEHAKVVTAKAPEPAPPTGMTAEEEEDFSSGLAE; encoded by the coding sequence ATGAGTGCGTCTGATATTCGGTCCGATCTCGCGTCCAAGTACATCGAGCAGCTCCCGTACCCGCCGTACCCGGTGCAGGAGGAGGCCCTGCTCGCGTGGTTCACGGCGGAGCAGGGGGTGATGGTCTGCGCGCCGACCGGGACCGGTAAGACGCTCATCGCGCACGCGGCGCTGTACGAGGCGCTCCACACGAACACCGTTGCGTACTACACCACGCCGCTCATCGCGCTCACCGAGCAGAAGTTCGCCGAAATGCAGGCCGCGGCCGTTCGGTGGGGGTTCAAGGCCGAGGACGTGGGGCTGGTGACGGGCAACCGCCGCGTGAACCCGAACGCGCGCGTGCTCATCGTCGTGGCCGAGATCCTGCTGAACCGGTTACTGCACGCAGAGGGGTTCGATTTTCAGCACACGTCCGCGGTGGTGATGGACGAGTTCCACAGTTTCGCAGACCCCGAGCGCGGGATCGTGTGGGAACTGTCGCTCAACATGCTGCCCAAACACATTCGGCTGCTGTTGCTCTCCGCGACCGTCGGCAACGCGGTCGAGTTCACGAACTGGCTCGACCGGTGCCACGGGCGGCAACTCGAACTCGTCGAGGGGCGCGAACGGAAGATCCCGCTGACGTATCGGTGGGTGCCGGACCAGTTCCTCAACGAACTGCTCGTGGACATCGCGAAGGGCGACGACGCCACGCGGAAAACCCCCGCCCTGGTGTTCGCGTTCAACCGCGACGAGTGCTGGAACGTGGCCGAGCAGTTGAAGGGGTTGGACCTGATGAACGCGGCGCAGAAGACCGCGCTGAACAAGGAGTGTGACAAGCTCGAATGGCCCAACGGCGTCGGGCCGAAGCTCAAGCAGATGCTCCGGCGCGGGGTCGGCGTTCACCACGCCGGGCTGCTGCCCAAGTACCGGCGCGTGGTGGAGGAACTCTTCGAGAAGAAGCTACTGTCGGTTGCTCTTTGCACGGAAACGCTCGCGGCGGGTATCAATCTTCCCGCGCGGTCGGTGGTACTCACGTCGCTCGTGAAGGGGCCGTTCGGCAAAGAGAAACTGATCGACCCGAGCACCGCACACCAGATCTTCGGCCGCGCCGGGCGCCCGCAGTACGACACGGAGGGGTACGTCTTCGCCTACCCGGAAGAGGACGACGTGCGCATCCTCCGCTGGAAGCAGCAGTACGACCAGATCCCCGAGAACACGAAGGACCCGGGCCTGCTCAAAGCGAAGAAGGCGCTGCTCAAAAAGAAGCCGACGCGGAACTCGCAAAAGAAATACTGGACCGAGACGGACTTCGAGCGCCTGAAGAGCGCCCCGGCGGGCCGGCTCTACAGCAAGGGGCCGCTCCCGTGGCGGCTGCTCGCGTACCTGCTGAAAGTGTCGCCGGACGTCGAGAAGATTCGCAGCGTGGTCCGCAAGCGGCTGCTCGATCAACCGCGCATCGAAGCCGGGATGAAGCAACTCACGCGGATGTTGACCACGCTGCACGAGAACGGGTTCGTGAAGCTCGATCCAGAACCGCCGTCAAAAGAGGAACTTACCCCTCCGTCCCCTCTCCCCGAAGGGAAGCGGGAGAAGGCGGTACTTGATCTCACGATTTCTAACAAGGGAGGAGCCGCGCCGCTTGCTCGTCCCGAACCGCCTCTCTATACGCCGCTCACCGCGACGCCCACGCTCGAACTCGACAAGCTGCTCGTGTTCCGCGCGTGCCACCCGCTGTACGGGGCGTTCTTGATTGATTTGCTCGGCGTCGCGAACCGCGAAGAGCGCCTGCAGTTGCTCGAAAGCGTCCTCGAACTCCCGCGCCCGCTGCTGAAATTCGTCCGCGTGCCCTTTGATCTTTCTCCCGGTCCGCTGCAAACGGAGAAGCTCGACCCGGAGTTGATCGCGAAGGGGCTGATCGTTGCCAAGGCGCCGAAGGTGGAGGGCGAGGAAGAGGAAGAAGAGGAGTGGGTGCCGTGGGACGAGCGCCCGCCGGTGCTGGCGGACAAGGCGCGGATGCTCTTCGACTCGAAGTACCCCGAAGTGGGCGACTTCATCACGCAGGGCGTGTGGGCCGCGAACGAGGTCGTGAATTACGGCAACTTCAACACCTACGTCACGACCAAGGATCTCACGAAGCAGGAAGGCTTGATTTTCCGCCACCTTCTGCGGCTCATTCTGCTGACGCAGGAGTTCGAGCAACTCACGCCGCCGGGTCTCACGGCCGAGGATTGGAAGAAGGAGCTGTCCGAGATTTCCGACAAGCTCACCGACATTTGCCGCGTGGTGGACCCGACGAGCACGGAAGAGGCCATCAAGCGCGCGCACGGGGCCGACGTCGTTGAGGGCGAGGAGCACGCAAAGGTCGTCACCGCGAAGGCCCCCGAACCGGCCCCGCCGACCGGCATGACCGCGGAGGAAGAAGAGGACTTCAGTTCGGGACTCGCGGAATGA
- a CDS encoding 1,9-bis(guanidino)-5-aza-nonane synthase translates to MPTKSDYLHTTVEHIDVTKFNPVPLVEAMSKTAFTARDLARAADITHRMVEDKDCGVILCLAGSLVSAGLKKVFVDAIRCNMVDAIVSTGANIVDQDFFEALGFRHWVGEEKLRSGMFDAELRDLHIDRIYDTLIDEDQLRICDDTTRVIADELEPRPHSSREYIRAMGAYLEKNGCKTPDSIVFEAYKADVPIFCPAFSDCSAGFGLVAHQHARGDGPKLSLDSAKDFYELTQLKIANPTTGLFMVGGGVPKNFAQDIVVAADVMGQEVPMHKYAVQVTVADVRDGALSGSTLKEASSWGKVDLAFEQMVYSEATLAVPLIFGYAYHKGSWKARTGRKWNRLLEPAAVS, encoded by the coding sequence GTGCCGACGAAATCGGACTACCTGCACACCACCGTCGAACACATCGACGTCACGAAGTTCAACCCGGTGCCGCTGGTCGAAGCGATGAGCAAGACCGCGTTCACCGCGCGCGATTTGGCCCGCGCTGCCGACATCACGCATCGGATGGTGGAAGACAAAGATTGCGGCGTGATCCTGTGCCTGGCCGGGTCGCTCGTGAGCGCCGGGTTGAAGAAGGTGTTCGTTGATGCGATCCGGTGCAACATGGTGGACGCGATCGTCTCCACCGGCGCGAACATCGTGGACCAGGACTTCTTCGAGGCGCTCGGGTTCCGGCACTGGGTCGGTGAGGAGAAGCTGCGTTCGGGGATGTTCGACGCAGAACTGCGCGACCTGCACATCGACCGGATCTACGACACGCTCATCGACGAAGATCAACTGCGCATCTGCGACGACACCACGCGCGTGATCGCGGACGAACTGGAGCCGCGCCCGCACTCGTCGCGCGAGTACATCCGGGCGATGGGCGCGTACCTGGAGAAGAACGGGTGCAAGACCCCGGACAGCATCGTGTTCGAGGCGTACAAGGCGGACGTGCCGATCTTCTGCCCGGCGTTCTCGGACTGCTCCGCGGGGTTCGGATTGGTCGCGCACCAGCACGCGCGGGGCGACGGCCCGAAGCTCTCGCTGGACAGCGCGAAGGACTTCTACGAACTGACCCAGTTGAAAATCGCGAACCCAACGACGGGCCTGTTCATGGTGGGCGGCGGGGTGCCCAAGAACTTCGCGCAAGACATCGTGGTCGCGGCCGACGTGATGGGCCAGGAAGTGCCGATGCACAAGTACGCGGTGCAGGTGACGGTAGCGGACGTCCGCGACGGCGCGCTCTCCGGGAGCACGCTGAAGGAAGCATCAAGTTGGGGGAAGGTCGATCTCGCGTTCGAGCAGATGGTCTACAGCGAAGCAACGCTGGCGGTCCCGCTGATCTTCGGGTATGCGTACCACAAGGGTTCGTGGAAGGCCCGCACCGGTCGCAAGTGGAACCGGTTACTCGAACCCGCCGCCGTTTCGTGA
- the purU gene encoding formyltetrahydrofolate deformylase, which translates to MKNTAVLLITCPDRKGIVAAVAEFLYKFDANILHADQHQDAQGKLFLMRVEWDLTGFALDLAEFSRRFSPLADRFEMRWRLEDSRHPLRVALFVSKYDHCLMDLLYRHKTGELPCDIPLIVANHPDAQKWSDFYGVPLHLIPVPAGAKDEAEKQQLDLLAAEKIDLVVMARYMQVLSKNFVSKYPHRVINVHHSFLPAFVGAKPYHRAFERGVKLIGATSHYATEDLDEGPIIEQDVVRISHRDGLEDLLEKGRDLEKMVLSRAVRWHIDHRILVYDRKTVIFD; encoded by the coding sequence ATGAAGAACACTGCCGTACTGCTGATTACCTGTCCCGACCGCAAGGGGATCGTCGCCGCGGTCGCGGAGTTCCTCTACAAGTTCGATGCGAACATTCTGCACGCGGACCAGCACCAGGACGCGCAGGGGAAACTGTTCCTGATGCGCGTCGAGTGGGATCTCACGGGGTTCGCGCTCGACCTCGCGGAGTTCTCCCGGCGCTTCTCCCCGCTCGCCGATCGCTTCGAGATGCGCTGGCGGCTCGAGGACTCGCGCCACCCGCTGCGGGTCGCGCTGTTCGTCTCGAAGTACGACCACTGCTTGATGGACCTGCTCTATCGCCACAAGACGGGCGAACTGCCCTGCGACATCCCGCTCATCGTCGCGAACCACCCGGACGCACAGAAGTGGAGCGACTTTTACGGCGTACCCCTTCACCTGATCCCGGTCCCGGCCGGCGCGAAAGACGAGGCCGAAAAACAGCAACTGGACCTGCTCGCCGCCGAGAAGATCGACCTCGTGGTGATGGCGCGGTACATGCAGGTGCTGTCGAAGAACTTCGTCTCGAAGTACCCGCACCGGGTCATCAACGTTCACCACTCGTTCCTGCCCGCGTTCGTGGGGGCGAAGCCGTACCACCGGGCGTTCGAGCGCGGGGTGAAGCTGATCGGCGCCACCAGCCACTACGCGACGGAAGATTTGGACGAGGGGCCGATCATCGAGCAGGACGTGGTGCGCATCTCGCACCGCGACGGCCTCGAAGACCTGCTGGAGAAGGGCCGCGACCTGGAAAAGATGGTGCTGTCGCGCGCGGTGCGGTGGCACATCGACCACCGGATCCTCGTCTACGACCGCAAGACGGTCATTTTCGACTGA